Proteins encoded together in one Hevea brasiliensis isolate MT/VB/25A 57/8 chromosome 16, ASM3005281v1, whole genome shotgun sequence window:
- the LOC110642840 gene encoding cold shock protein 1, protein MAQSMAEEQTAVRSSGRVVRFSDRKGFGFIKPDDGGEDLFVHHTAIKSDGGYRSLAEDDIVEFTVSLSADKYQAINVTTPGGGPIQASAKRGDGSAKRGGFGGSWNRRNNGSGYSGGSGAGAGGAGCFNCGSAGHIARDCNNRGGSDNKNGCFKCGNSGHFARDCPRANNGGGGGGGSGSGGGNGACFSCGGFGHLARDCPGGGGACYNCGGYGHLARDCTSARGGGRFGSIGGGSSGGCFNCGKEGHFARECPNNS, encoded by the coding sequence ATGGCTCAATCAATGGCCGAGGAGCAGACGGCGGTGAGATCCAGCGGTAGGGTCGTCAGGTTCAGTGATAGGAAAGGTTTCGGCTTCATCAAGCCTGATGATGGCGGTGAAGATCTCTTCGTCCATCACACTGCTATCAAATCCGATGGCGGTTACCGCTCTCTTGCTGAGGACGATATAGTTGAATTCACTGTTTCTCTCTCTGCTGATAAATACCAAGCTATTAATGTCACTACCCCTGGTGGTGGCCCCATTCAAGCGAGTGCCAAGAGAGGGGATGGTTCTGCCAAACGCGGCGGATTTGGCGGTTCTTGGAATAGGAGGAATAATGGCAGCGGTTATAGTGGTGGTAGTGGGGCTGGGGCCGGTGGTGCAGGTTGCTTTAACTGTGGGAGCGCTGGTCATATCGCTAGGGATTGTAATAATCGAGGAGGCAGTGATAATAAAAATGGTTGTTTTAAGTGTGGGAATTCAGGGCATTTTGCAAGGGACTGTCCGCGAGCAAATAATGGTGGTGGGGGTGGGGGTGGCAGTGGCAGTGGCGGCGGCAACGGTGCTTGCTTTAGCTGTGGAGGGTTCGGGCACTTGGCTAGGGATTGTCCTGGTGGTGGCGGGGCCTGCTATAACTGTGGAGGTTATGGGCACTtggctagagattgtactagtgctAGGGGAGGTGGCAGGTTTGGCAGCATTGGTGGTGGTAGCAGTGGTGGATGCTTCAATTGTGGGAAGGAAGGACATTTTGCAAGGGAGTGCCCTAACAACTCTTGA
- the LOC110642839 gene encoding uncharacterized protein LOC110642839, with amino-acid sequence MADLVKQILAKPIQLADQVIKAADEASAFKQECAELKSKTEKLAALLRQAARASSDLYERPTRRIIEDTEQVLDKALALVQKCRANGLMKRVFTIIPAAAFRKMSSQLENSIGDVSWLLRVSASADDRDDEYLGLPPIAANEPILCLIWEQIAILYTGSLDDRSDAAASLVSLARDNDRYGKLIIEEGGVPPLLKLVKEGKMEGQENAARAIGLLGRDTESVEYMIHAGVCIVFAKILKEGPMKVQAVVAWAVSELAANYPKCQDLFAQHNIIRLLVGHLAFETIQEHSKYAITSHKATSIHAVVMASNSSTAASNAAWLTILDDDQSRIPHPMGNQTPSQLHNVVTSTMALNAASKLPQQRPGYNSNGASQANIAKINSNGNNSMKQNHQPQQQSHLLSGANIKGRELEDPATKANMKAMAARALWRLAKGNSPICRSITESRSLLCFAVLLEKGPKDVQYNSAMALMEITAVAEKDADLRRSAFKPNSPACKAVIDQLLKIIEKADSDLLIPCIKAIGSLARTFRATETRMIAPLVKLLDEREAEVSREASIALTKFACTENYLHLDHSKAIIQAGGEKHLIQLVYFGEQIVQLSALYLLGYIAMHVPDSEELAQAKVLTVLEWASKQSFVTQDETIEALLEDAKSKLELYQSRGSRGFH; translated from the coding sequence ATGGCGGACTTGGTGAAACAAATCTTGGCAAAGCCTATCCAGCTTGCTGACCAAGTAATCAAAGCTGCTGATGAAGCCAGCGCTTTCAAACAAGAGTGCGCTGAACTCAAATCCAAGACGGAAAAGCTCGCCGCTTTGCTTCGGCAAGCCGCTCGAGCCAGCTCCGACCTTTACGAGCGGCCTACGCGCCGGATCATTGAAGACACAGAGCAAGTACTTGACAAGGCTCTGGCACTGGTACAGAAATGCCGAGCTAACGGCCTCATGAAACGCGTTTTCACCATAATCCCTGCAGCTGCGTTTCGAAAAATGTCGTCTCAGTTGGAAAATTCTATCGGAGACGTGTCGTGGCTTTTGCGCGTATCGGCGTCGGCTGATGATCGTGACGATGAATATTTGGGATTACCTCCGATTGCTGCTAACGAGCCAATTCTTTGTCTTATATGGGAACAGATTGCAATTCTCTATACTGGGTCACTGGATGATAGATCTGATGCGGCAGCTTCGCTGGTTTCGCTGGCAAGAGACAACGATCGCTACGGGAAGCTGATTATTGAAGAGGGAGGGGTTCCGCCTCTGCTGAAATTGGTCAAAGAAGGGAAAATGGAAGGCCAAGAGAACGCCGCAAGAGCGATTGGTCTACTGGGTCGTGACACGGAAAGCGTCGAATACATGATCCACGCAGGTGTTTGCATTGTGTTTGCGAAAATACTCAAAGAAGGTCCTATGAAAGTTCAGGCTGTAGTAGCTTGGGCTGTTTCTGAGCTCGCGGCGAATTATCCTAAATGCCAAGATCTTTTTGCCCAGCATAATATAATTCGTTTGCTGGTTGGTCATCTTGCATTTGAGACAATTCAAGAGCATAGCAAGTATGCTATTACCAGCCACAAAGCCACTTCAATCCATGCGGTTGTGATGGCTAGTAATAGTTCGACTGCTGCTTCTAATGCGGCATGGCTAACAATACTTGATGATGATCAGAGTCGAATTCCTCATCCTATGGGTAATCAGACACCAAGTCAGTTACACAACGTGGTCACCAGTACTATGGCTTTGAATGCAGCCTCCAAGCTGCCACAGCAACGACCTGGTTATAATAGTAATGGAGCAAGCCAAGCCAACATTGCCAAGATCAATAGCAATGGAAACAACAGTATGAAGCAAAATCATCAGCCCCAGCAACAGAGTCATTTGCTTTCTGGGGCTAACATTAAGGGCAGGGAACTGGAAGACCCTGCCACTAAGGCCAACATGAAAGCAATGGCAGCCAGAGCACTATGGCGTCTTGCCAAGGGGAACTCCCCTATTTGCCGCAGCATAACCGAGTCAAGATCCCTCTTGTGCTTTGCAGTTCTATTAGAGAAGGGACCTAAAGATGTTCAATACAATTCTGCCATGGCTTTGATGGAGATCACTGCGGTAGCAGAGAAAGATGCTGATTTAAGAAGATCAGCATTCAAGCCTAATTCGCCTGCTTGCAAAGCCGTTATTGATCAATTGCTGAAAATCATTGAAAAAGCTGATTCAGACCTCCTTATACCATGCATCAAGGCTATAGGGAGTCTGGCAAGGACATTTCGAGCAACAGAGACCAGAATGATTGCCCCATTGGTTAAACTTCTAGACGAGAGAGAAGCTGAGGTTTCTAGGGAGGCTTCAATTGCCCTCACAAAATTTGCCTGCACAGAAAACTATCTCCACCTTGATCATTCCAAGGCAATCATACAAGCTGGAGGGGAAAAGCACCTAATCCAGCTTGTCTATTTTGGGGAGCAAATAGTCCAACTCTCAGCATTGTATCTCCTAGGCTACATTGCTATGCACGTCCCAGACAGCGAGGAGCTTGCACAGGCTAAGGTGCTTACAGTGCTAGAATGGGCATCCAAGCAATCATTTGTGACTCAAGATGAAACAATTGAAGCGCTACTGGAAGACGCCAAAAGCAAATTGGAGCTTTATCAGTCCAGAGGTTCAAGGGGATTCCATTGA